The following nucleotide sequence is from Firmicutes bacterium ASF500.
CTTCCGCCCCGGCCGCTACGGCGAGGGGGAGGACGGCGTTACTGTTGCCGAGCTGAAATAGCAAAAAAGCGCCCTGTTTCAGGGCGCGGCAGCCTGTCGAAAAAGTCTGCCTTTTGGCAGACATTTTCATGTAAAATGGTTGATTATCTCAAAAAAGCCTTGATTTACGGGCATACAAGCAGGATTTCAAGCTGAATTTACTACCAATTTACTACTTTTGAGGGAAAGAGCCTTGATATGCCGCCCGGAACCCTGCAAGCCCAAACACCAGCACACAGCATTGAGAAAGAATAAATGAAAAAACAGCGATTTTCAGCCCCAAAACGCCGAGAATTTGTAGGCAACATATTCAGAGCGAATAAATAAAAAGAAGAATGAGCTTGTAGGCAAGATTGTCCGAAAAAAGTTATAAAAACGCCGGATATTTTACTATACCCGGCGTTTTGGCACCCCGAACTGGATTCGAACCAGCGACCTGTCGCTTAGGAGTAGGAGCCATAGGTTTACAGCGGTTCATTACAAACCTCTGCAAACCCTTGCGAACACTCACTTTTTTCAAATTTTATCCCCCATGATTTGCTACGGTTTCTTGCTAATCTGCTAATATAAATCTCCTTTCCATCGACCCGCTTCAATCCATTGTAGCGCAACGGTTTTACCGAATTTCTAGCTAGATTTTTTTACAATACTTAACTAGTTTTGTGGATTTCGTCAAAATATCCATAGAAAACGGCCCTCGGCGGCTTATTTTCCTATTAGGTCTTTGCAGTTTCTTCTTATCAATGGCCTTTTCTGCGCTTTTTCTGCCTAATCTGCTACATACTTGCACTATTTAACTTCAATTTGCTCTGTTTCTTACAGTTCAATAGAAAAATAAAGGTTTTTGGAACAATACTTGCCAATTTCTGTTGCTGATATTACTTTCTTAGATACTCTATTGCCACTCTGTAAAAGTGTTGTATTTACTGTCATTTTTCAAGCGTTTTCTGTGCTAGTTTTTGAACCTATTTTCTGCATTTATGATTAGCAATCCAAGCGGGCCACTTCTATGATAAAAAAATCATAGGCTTTTGAGTAGAAATTTAGAAAGGAAAATCGAAAAACAGAGAACGGTGATGTATGGCGGCCAGAGAAATCCACTTGCAGAATTTTTATAAGAGGCTGTCTAAGCAACGATCCGATGAACTATGTTATTAGTACGTTTCCCTGCATTGATATACCGAATATGAAAATATTGTTGAAAAAGGTAATATGGGCGAAAGTCCAAATGAAAGGCGTTCCGAAGGGAGCGCCTTTTTGTCAACGCCAATATGAAATTGTAAGAAAACGCCGAAGAAATTTTGTAGTTTTTCGGCGGGGGTGGGTAACAAAATCAGCAGCTGCCTTGCTCAAAAAGAGTGTTCACGATTTGCTGTTTCTGACGCATAAATTCTTTGCGTTCTTTCAGGCGGTAAGACTCACCCTTGATGTTGATAACGGTGCAGTGATGCAGTACACGATCCAGGATGGCGGAGGCGATGGTGACGTCGGCAAAGACCTCGTTCCACTGGGAGAAAGTCTTGTTGGAGGTAAAAACGGTAGACGTTTTTTCATACCGTCTGGCAATGAGCTGGAAAAAGAGATTTGCGCCCTGGATATCCATAGGGAGATAGCCGATTTCGTCAATGATGAGCATCCTGTACTTGGCCAGAACTTTGAGCTTGTCCGGCAGGCGGTTCTCAAAGTGGGCCTTTTTGAGCTGCTCAATAAGCTGGTGGCAGTTGATGTAGTAGGTGGAGAAACGGTGCTGTGCTGCCACCAGGCCCAGGGCGGAGGCCAAATGGGTCTTGCCCACGCCTGGCGGGCCGAGGAAAACCACATTCTCCCCGTTCTCCAGGAAGCGCATGGTGGCCAACTCATCGATTTGGCGTTTATCGATGGAGGGCTGGAAAGAGAAATCGAAGTCGTCCAGGGTCTTCTTAATGGGGAAGCCAGACATCTGGATCTGCTTCTCATAGGCCCGTTTCCGCTTGGATTTGGCTTCTTCTGAGAAAATGTGATCCAAAACCTCCACAATGTTGAGCTTGTCCGCCACCGCCCGTTCCAGGTAGTTGTCCAGAATCTCCAGGGTGTTTTTCATTTTAAGGGCTTCCAGGTTTTCCCTCAGCCTGTCCATAGTAAATTCAGTCATACAGCACCTCGTCATATCTGGATAAATCAGAGGGTTTCAAGGGGAAATCTATCACTTTGCCCTGTTCCAGCAGAATATTTTCTGCATCCATTGTCTGCTTCAACGTAAGCCTTCGGTAATGCTGAGGATTGACAACCATGTCCTTCCTTTGATACGATATTCGGTGCAGAGCGATCTGCTTGCCTTCATAGTAGGCCGCCAGCATACTGTCGAGGGCTACGACTGCCACATCTTTGCCGACATACTCCGCTGGCACGGAGTACTGATTGCCGGCGTAGGAGATGAGGCAGTCTTTTTGTACCCGCCTAAGGTTGATCTTGTCGATGATGTACTCTCTGGAGAGGGGACTCAACCCCTCCTTTTTCAGCCGCTCAAAAGGAACCTCGTTCGTGGTGGCATGAACTTTGCCATTGACCTTATTACACCAAGCCAAGGCTTGTCCATTCAAATCTGCCAGGCTGTTGTACTTGATCCCGACCATGAAGTTGTCCCGCACAAACTGCACCGTCCGCTCCACTTTTCCTTTCGTCTGGCCACGGTAGGGGCGGCACAGGATGGGCTTGAACCCGTAAAATCCCGCAAAGTCCTCAAACTGCCGGTTCAGAGTAGAGTCCTCCTGTTTCAGCAGCCGCTTAATGACCACCTGCTTCATGTTGTCGTACAGGATTTCCTCCGGGTACCCGCCAAAGTACCGGAATGCGTTCTGGTGACACCGAATCAGTGTGTTTGTGCTCATATCCGTTACAAATTCGATGTACCGCATCCGCGAGTACCCCAGTATCATGAGAAAACAGTACAGCTTCTTCCACTTCCCATCCTCGTACACCAGGTGATCCTCGAAGAATCCCCAGTCCATCTGCCCCTGCTTTCCCGGCATCGTCTCAAACCGCACTGTTGCTTTCTCATTCAAGTCCATCTTCCGGCTGCTCACATACGCCTTGACGATGCTGTAGCCTCCGTCGAATCCCATTTCCCGCAGCTTCTCCAGGATCCGCAGCGCCGAATACGGCGCTTCCTCCAGCCACTCGTCCACGATCTGCTTGTACGGATCCATCTTTGTTGGCTTCGGTTCGCTCAATGTGTACTCCGGCTTCTGCGGCGATTCCGCGTACCGCTTTGCCGTCCGCGGGTCCATGTGGTACTTCCGTCCCAGCTCCACATAGCTAAGTCCTTTCTGTCTGTCGCTTCGGATATCCATCCACTGTGCTCCTTTCATTTTCTGACTCCCTTTCCGGGCTCTTTTTCGCCCTATTGGGAGTCTATCTTTTTTTCGCCTCCTCCGCCACAAAACTACATTTTTTCCTCGGCGTTTTTTTACATTTTATCACTGGCGCTGACAGTCCCGTCCTGCGCCGGAAAGATAGGTGGCCCATGGAGGAAAACATTGATATTCTGGCATTTCTGGAACAGGTGATGCTGGAAAACACCCACAGCTATCGAGACGATTTTCAGCTTGATATTCGCAAGCTGACTGCGGCGGCGCAAGCGCCGGAAACGGGAAACCGCGCCTTTTACTGGATGTCCCGCCCCTGCGGAACATGGTGTCTGAATGAGCGTTCTGTATTCATCCAGGACTCCTTTGAACACTGTGCATGGACGGCCTACGAAAACGAGCCTGATACCATCCGGGCGTTTCTTGTCATCGTCAGCGGCCAGGAGCAGGGACGGCCAATGGGAAAAGTCTCCCCGATTGATTACAAATCCAACGTCCTGAACGTAGAAAAGAACGCGCTCCATGCGGAGACCGTTGTTCTTAATTTTGCGGATGGGGAGACCGTCACCCTGCCCTATGAGCAGGTGAAGGGCCGGTTGAGACAGCTCAGAGACCAGTACGGCACGATTGAAGGGTTCCATTACACAGTTGAGGATGAACACAAATTGGAGGCGTTGATCTTTTCAGCGCGGCACCCGCCTGAGCGAAAATCCAGGAGGCCCAAACGTGTGCCCCAGCGAGGGCCGGACAGGAGGGAACCATGCCGGACTTAAAACCGTTTTTCTCCGTCAATGCCTGGGGAGACAGCCTGACAACAGGCGCAACGCTCAAAATCGTACACTCTCTCCATTATTCTGACTATAACGCCAGTCCCTTCATGGCGCTCCTGACGGACAAACCGGCGGCAGAGCTGCAAAAAATGCTGAAGGGCAGCGAGGGTGCGGAGAAGTCTATTTATGAAAAACTGAAAACGGCGGTCAGCAAATGGGAGGCACAGGCCGCTCAAACTCTGCTGCTGGAAAAGGTGCTGGAATATGTGCGTACCCCGGAGGTGTCCCATACCTCCAATGAATGGAAACAGATAGAGGGTGGGGCCTGGGAGATCAGCAACCGGGTATATCAGATGCGCTATCAGTTTACGCCTGTGCCGCAGTCTGAGGCCGTCCGTGTTACCTGGGGGATCGTGTATAACACGCCCCAGCAGCCGGGAAATCCCCGGTATGCCAACTCATGGGGAGACAGCCGTTATATCGTCCGGCAGGAGAAAAAGCCGTATGACAGTGTGGAGGCCGCCCAGCGGTATATCCAGGGCCGGTTCAACCTGTATGCCCACCTGTTCACAGAGTTGTCCCCGCCTGTGCCCAATGACTGCAAGCGGATGTTCATGGTCAACGGCCACCTTCTCCCCGGCTATACCCTCGCACCCCCGGAGCGGACGAAGGAGGAGGCTGTCAACGACCTGTTGGACTGTTTGGAGGACGGGGACGTTGTGCCGCCCATTTCCGCGCCAGAACCGCCGCCTGCCCCAAAGGAGAAAACCACCGCCCCCTCTCCCGCAAAGCCTGTCCGGTCAGCAGCGAAGAAAAAAACCGGCCCCAAAAAGTCTGCCCCTAAAAAATCGGGGCCGGTACGATAGGAGGTGCAGCTATGGCACACACCACCTGGACCCAGGTCAGGAGCTTGAAATTTCAGCCCGTATCTACTTTTCACCCTCGCAGATGGATATTTCCGAATTGGTCAAGCTGTCCCCGGAGCAGTTAAAGGCACAGGAGGCGGACAGTGTTGAACAGGAGAAAGCCATCTACGAAAAGTTCAATAAGATTGAGAAGGAGTGGGCGAAACAGGCGATGCTGACCCTATCCCTGCGAAAAGCCCAGCAATATCTGAAAGTCCAGCCAGCCCCCCCATACCTCGAACCAGTGGACAGTGGATCAATATGGACGGCATGAAATGAGTAACATGGTCTACCGCTTTTCGTGGCGGGAATATGAGCGGACGAAATGGAGCCGCGAAGAACAAAAATCTATCCCCGTTGCCTGGGAGTTGTCCTGGAGCCTGCATTTCAACACCATTCCAAACCCGGACTACTCCGGCTCTGGATGGCAGCTCGCTGGACAGGATCAGAAGGTTTTCAAAGACAGAGCGGCGATGGAAAAATATCTCCAGGGCCGCATCACCGCCTACTCCCACCTGTTTACGGAAATTTCCCCGCCCATTCCAGCGGATGCCCGACAGCGGTTCTGCGTCAATGGGGTGCTGCTGCCTGGCTATACCGTAGACGCACCCATCCCACCCCCTCCCGATGTGGACGAACTGTTATCTCTGCTGGAGGATGGGGACATGGACGCTTTACCCCAGCCGGAGGAACCGGCCCCGCCCCCGGAACCCCCGCCCCGGAGGCAGGCCCCCAAAAAGGCCCGGCCCCAAAGAGCTGGGCTGGTACGATAGGGGGCGCACCACTATAAAAAAGAATCGGTTTCACTATTCTATCAGCGGCTACCGCTGGGCTCCAGAAAGTTTTGGGGCCAGTAAAGGGCTTACTAAAGACTGGGCTATACCGTCAAGCGGGGGGCCAATGTCAAGCACACCGCCGTCAAGCCCCCCGGAGGCCAGCGGTTTTTCCGGCTGGACAGTCTGGGCGGCGGCTACACGGAAGCGGACATTCAAGCCCGGCTGTCCGGCGTCCGTTCCGGCGAGGCCCCGCCGTCTGCCCCAGCCAGCCCATCCTTCCACCCCCTCGTCCAGCCGCTGACGCCGGGCCGGAGATACCGGCCAAAAGGCGGCATCCCCGGCAGGCCCCGCAAACTGAAAGGCTTGCGCGCCCTCTACTTCAAGTATCTCTATCTGCTGGGGGCTGTCCCGAAGCGCCGTCCGAAAAAACGGGCGGCGTTCGTCTCACGGGCGGAGATCATCAAGTTTGACCGCTATCAAGAGCAATTTCAATATCTGATGAAAAACCGCATTGAGACAGCAGACCAGCTATCCATGCAGTATGACGCGCTGCAAGCCAGCATCGACGCCCTGACGGACCAGCGGCGGGAACTGTATAGAATCCGCCGCACCGGTCATGGTGGCGGCACTGTGACGGACGAGATCACCGGCCTGACCGCCAAATTGCGGGAGCTGCGCCGGGAGTTGAAATTGTGTGCCCGCATTGAGAAAGGCTTTTCCGCAGTACAGGAGACAGTGCGGGCCGATACCAGCGAAGCAAGGAGCGTGATCCATGAAAAAACTGATAAAAGCGGACCTCAGCGGCATTTTGAAACTGGCCGGAGAACACCAGCCGATCATGGACGGGAGCGTTGAACGGAGTATTGCCCTGCTGCAACGCCGCAGGCATACCGACTATTTGTTTCTGGCCCATCGCGGGCGCTGCCGGTTGTCCGACCTGCCAACGGTGTATGAACCCGGCGCTCCCGCAAATCTGGAATGGCTGGCCTGGAGGCTGGGGAATTTTATAACGCCACCGCCAGCTATACCGGCACTGCTACCAGCAAATATGCCACCGGCTATGTTATCACCGCCGAATATGCCGGCGAGGTGGTCAAGACCATCAGCGGCGAGATGATCTATACGGCGGTGTTCAGCGGCACCCCCATCAATGCCCCCGTTCAGACTGAACCGGGAGCGGAGGATAACAGTACGGAGACCCAGCCGCCGGAGCCGACAGAACCCGGCAGCTCCAGCGGGAGCGGCCTGAAATGGCTACTGGTCCTGCCCATCGCGGCGGGAGCGGCAGGGCTGGCCGTCCTGGGGAAGTTCCTGCTGAAAAAATATAAGGCTAAAAAAGAATGGAAGGAGTACACCACATGAAGAAATGGAAAACCACATTGTTGTCCACCGCCCTGCTGCTGGCTCTGGCTGTGACCCCGGCCCATGCGCTGGAATATACCTTTGACGGCCCGCCCACCGGGGATTTTGGGACGCCCACCAGCGCGGAGGACATCATCCAGACCGGGGCGGAACCTGCCAACAAGGACAGGAGCAAGAGCAGCGCCCTCATCCCGCCCGGTTTTGGAACGCCCACCAGCTACCTGCCGGGGAGCGGCGAATACCTGACCCCGAACCTCGCGGCGGACGGCCCCCTGAGCGGGAACTACACCCTCACCGTGACGGGCGGCGGCGCACCGGCCCTCCCCGGCGCGGTTGACACCTCCGCGCCCAGCGGTATCCTCCCGTGGGTGCTGTTGGCGGTCCCCGTCCTATGGGCGGCAGCAATCATGGCCTACGCCTACGAGGACGGCATGAACATCTTTGACCTGCTGGGGCGTTTCACTGTTTTGGTGGAGCGCCCCTTCGCTATCGGCTGGAAGGCCCACACGCCCAAATTTATGCTTGTGGGGCTGCTGCTCTATGGCTGCGGAGCCGCGCTGTATTTCTCCACCAGGGAGAACCGGCGCCCCGGCGAGGAACATGGTTCCGCCCGCTGGGGCAATCCCCGGCAGCTCTGCGCCAAGTACCGGGACAAGGACCCCGTGAAAAACACCATCCTTACACAGAATGTCCGCATGGGGCTCAACGGGAAAAAGCACCGGCGAAACCTTCTGCAAATCGTGATCGGCGGCTCCGGCGCGGGCAAGACCCGCTTTTTTTGCAAGCCCAATTTGATGCAGGCAAATTGCAGTTTTCTTGTGACAGATCCCAAGGGAGAAATGCTGCGGGCCGTGGCTCCGCTGCTCATTCAAAAGGGCTATACCATCAAGGTTTTTGACCTGATCGACCCGGCCAACTCCGACGCTTTCAATCCATTTCCGTACATCCGGGATGACAAGGACGCCATGAAGCTGGTGCATAACCTGATCCGCAACACCACTCCCAAGAACGCCAGCAACAATGACCCGTTTTGGGAGAAAAGCGAAATTGCTCTGGATACTGCCCTCATCCTCTATCTGCTCCATGAAGCTCCCCCGGAGGAACAGAACTTTGAAATGGTCATGTATATGATCGAGCACGGCGGGGCCAGGGAGGACAGCGACGACTTTCAATCCCCTCTGGACCTGCTCTTTGAGGCGCTGGAGGAAGAAGAACCCAGCCACATCGCCGTCCGGGAGTACAAAATTTTCAAGCAAGCGGCTGGTGATATATGCTCTAAGTGACTTGTTAATCAACTGATTTTTCAGTGATTAGTGAGGACAGCTTAGGGCATATTTCATTTTGAGGAGGTCTGTGCTATGGCAAAAACCAAGATTGCGCTGCTGTACGAGAGGTTGAGCCGCGACGACGAATTAAGCGGAGAGAGTTTTTCAATCCAGAACCAAAAAATCATGTTGGAGGACTTTGCCCGCCGGAATGGGTATCTCCGTTTCAAGCATTTCACTGATGAAAGTATTATATTAGGACTAGGTCAGAAAGTGCTTGTGCCACAAGGCTTTCCTGATTTGGTCCTAATTTTTATGAGGTCCCAACATAAGGGCCATTGGGGAGGATGATAAAGAAATGTGTAGAATTATCACAGTTGCCAATCAGAAAGGCGGCGTAACGAAAACCACGATTTGCCAGCACTTATCCTGCATACTGGCCGAGCAGGGGCGGCGGGTTCTCTGCGTGGACTTCGACCCTCAGACGAACCTCTCCGCCACCCTTCTTCCGGATGGACAAGCTCCCACACTGGACGTCAGCGGGGTCATAGCCAAGCTCCTGGATGACCAGGACTTGCCTGCTCCAAGCACCTACATTCAGCGGTGCGGGAAGGTCGATCTGATTCCTGGAAGCAAAAGCCTGGCCAAGCTGGAGACCAGCTTGCTCACCGAAATGGGGACAGAGCGGTTTTTGCAGGAGATACTCTCTCCGCTTCGGCCCCATTACGACTACATTATCATCGACACCAACCGGGCTGCCAGTCCCCTTATGACCAACGCACTCACGGCGGCAGACAGCGTTCTCATTCCCATCTGCCCGGAGTTCTACTCTACAGAAGGGCTGAGTGATTTAATTGCCAGCGTCTTGAAAAACCGGAGGAGACTAAACCCAGCCATTCAATTTGAGGGCATTGTCTTTTCCCGCTGTAATCTGCGGACAAATCTTTACCGCACAACGCGCACCAATGTAGAAGCTGCGTTTCAAGATGAAATTCGGGTGTTTCGGACGGCCATCCCGGAGACAGTAAAGGTTGGGGATGCTATCAGCCGTGGGCTGACAGTGATGGAATATGCCCCAGATTCTAAGGCCAGCATTGCATACCGGGCCTTTGCAAAGGAGTTGATCAGCTATGTCGAAAGCACCCCCGCCCAAAGGAGTACGCTCCATGTCCTCCCTGGCGGCGGAGTTTGCCGGGCAGGATAGCGAGCGGGAAATTGAAATCACCCAGAAGGGGCTCCGTCTGGTCTTTATCTCCTTCTCTAAGATTCGTCAGTTTGCAGGACATCCATTCCGGCTTTATACCGGGGAACGGCTTTCCGACATGGTGGAGAGCATTCGTCAGAACGGGATACTCATGCCGCTGATTATCCGCCGTATCTTGGATGGCGATGTGTACGACTATGAGATGCTCTCCGGCCACAACCGAATGAACGCGGGGCAGATTGCCGGCCTGGACGGTGCCTGGTGCCTGATCAAAGAGGGGCTGTCCGACACGGAAGCTCTGATGTATGTGGTGGAAACCAACATGCTCCAGCGGTCCTTCAGCGACTTGCTCCCAAGTGAAAAGGCGGCGGTGCTCGCCCTGCGGTATTCGGAGATGTTTTCTCAGGGTAAGCGAAACGACATCCTTCGGGAACTGAAAGCTTTGGAGGGCGGCGGGGAAACCTGTGGAAGTGACTTCCACAGGTCAAACAGCAGGGATACCCTGGGTGGGGACTACGACCTTACTGGCCGACAGGTGGCCAACTACCTGCGGGTAAATCAACTGCTGGACTGTCTCAGGCTCAAACTGGACGCCAAACTTCTGACCCTGGCCTCCGCCGTTTCCCTATCCTACCTGAGCCGGGAAAATCAACTGGCCGTATTCGCCGGGATGAACCGGTATCCGCGTAAAATGTCGGATGCCCAGGCAGCGGGCCTTCGCAAACTGGCAGAGACGGAATCCCTTACCGAGCAGGGTGTCGTTGACTTTCTGTGCAACCCCAAGCCTTCCGGTCCCAAAGCAGTCAGTATTGGGAGAAGTCTTTACTACACCTATTTCAAGCCCGGAACCTCCCAAAAAGAAGTGGAACGGATCATCGGGGAGGCCCTGGCCCTATATTTCGGACAGGCAGGGGAGGAATCAGCATGATACAGGTCATGCCCATTTCACTGTCGGACTGCCCTGATGTGCTCCAAGCGGAGGTCCAGAGCAGGCTGGATGAGCCGGACAGCGAGATCCTTTCCGTTACAGTGACAGAAAGCACGCCCTACAAAGACAAAACCAATATCTCCAGGCAGTACCGGGTTATCATGAACCGGCTTAATCTGGTGTCTGTCCTGCACTGTTTTGACGACGGTGTTTTGAAGGACAAGCTGTCTGTAAACCAGCTGATTTGGGGTGATATCCTGGAGATCATCCGGACGGCTCCTGACAGCTCATCCCTGGGTGAACTGCGTGAGGCGGTCCCAGAACAAACCAGACAGCTTTTATCCCTATAATGTATCCATACAGCTTGGTCCCTGCGTGATGTTCACACAGGGACCGGGCATTTTTTATGCTCCAAGGGAGGTGACAACGACATGAACAATTATCAGCGACCCCATAGTCCCTTTGAGGACTCCGCCGCTCAGCGGTTACGACGGATGGGCCTGACAACGGAGGAAGGCTCTCCGGAGCGGGATGCCATGGCCGTGTTCGGCACCATCTTTGCCGGCCAGTTTTTCGACGACCTGTGCGATTACTATCAGGGCTATGAGAGTGTCCAGAGCACCATCGCTCAAATTTTTCACACGGCGGAGCAGGCAGACCCCAAGCAGAAATTTCTCCTCATCTGCCTGCAATACGACAGCATCTACCGCTCTTTGCCTGACCCAGTCTGGTGGATCAGCGGAAGCCCGGATTTCGCGGAGCTGTTCGCCGAAGATTTCCTGGCCCACCTGAGACGGCTGGCAGAAACTAAAGAATGAGAGGATGAAACCATGGATCGTATCAAGATTTACAAGCCCCCGGACGGCCCCGCTCAGACGGCGGACTTCATTGAGGGGCTGGAGCCCAAGCTGCGGGACAAGCTGATCCGGCAGCTTTTGTATCTCTCCCAGACACCCCTCCCGGAGTTGAGGGAGCCCCACTATAAGCACTTCTCCATCGAAAAATACCAGAGCCTCTACGAGCTCCGGGAAAAGGGGCGGGTGGTGGTGCGTATCATCTTCACCACCTGTTCCAACGGGGACTATCTGCTCCTCCACGCCTTTGTGAAGCGGCAAAAACGGGATACCATGCAGGCGCTGGAGCATTCACTCAGACTGCTGGCGTCACTCTGGGAGCACCCGGAGTGCGCGGTAGAATATACGGTCAAGGAGGAAAAACGCGCATGAAAACCATTGTACCCATCACCCTGGCGGCCGCGCTGGCGTTGTCCAGTGCGGTATTTTTCTGGAGAAGGAGGAAACGGACATGAAAAGACTGCTCATCTGTCTACTGCTGGCGGCGGCCCTGATCACCAGCGCCTGCGCCCTGGAGGTACCCACCGACATCACCGTCCAGAACCTCAACGGCAGCCAACAGCTCATCAAGACCTACATCCTGCCCCCTGGCGCGGACCCCAAGCAGCTCATCGAGGAGCCCTTTGAACAGGAGGGCTACCGCTACACCTTCTCGGACATCGTGAAGGAGGAGAATCAGGTGTCGGACCGGAAGTACCACACGGAGACCGTGACTCTGAGCACCAAGACCAAAGACCTGAGCAAGATCCTGGAGCAGCTGGAAGCCACAATGGACTACACTGACGGAGCATACACCGGCACCCTGACCCTGGAGCCCGCCTCCATCCATACGGAGGCCTCCGGCTATACGAGCAAATCCAAGAGCGTCACCGCCACCAAGACCATCGGGCCGCTGGACCGCAATGACATGTCCTATGTCCCGGCCACCACCGTCAAGGACGGTGTGACGCTGAATCTCTCCAACGTGGATTGGCAGGTCATTGGCACCGACCAGGTGGGGGACGCCCTGGCCCTGTCCTCCTATCAGGCGGTGGCTACCTACTCCGGCAAGAGCTACACCAAGGCCGCAACCGGCTACACCACCTCCGCCAGCTATGTGGGGGAAGTCACCCGGAGTGATGTAGAGAGCGTCACCTACAGAGTAACCTACCTGGGATCGGAGGCGGAGGCCCCCGGCATTATCCCGGACCGAACCGGTGCTGACGCGGCCGGCCTGCCTGGAAGGGTCCTGCCCTATGCCTTGGGCGTCCTGGGGGCAGGTACAGTCATAACCTTGTCGGTACTGCTGTTCCGCTCACGCCGGGCCCTGCGGCGGTATCAGGAAGAGGAGGACGAACTGGAGCATGAGGAGGGATCGCGATGAAAAAACGGGATATCCTGGCCCGTGCGGTCCTGCCCGCATTGGCTCTAATGGCGCTGGCCCCTTCTGCCCATGCGGCGGGGTATTCGTTCCGGACTGATGCCCCCCAAGGGTACTACAAGAGCACCAGCTATGAGGACATCCACGGCAGCCAATATAACTACGGCGGCAAAAATGTGACAGACTACCAGATTTCCGATCTGGAATACGGTGTCCAGAGCACCACCATGACCGGTGTGATGGAGCGCACTACCCTCCCTGGTCTCCAACAGACTGTGGACACCGGCGGGGGCGGCTACGGCACCGGCGACGGGCCCGCGTTCACTTTGCCGCCTGAGCTAACTGTTCCCACCATCCCCACCTACCAACCGCCCGCCTACACCAGTGTGGAGGGGATGGCCTACAAGGACGGCCACATCGGTACGATTCAGATTCCCTCTCTGGGTATCAATATGAAGCTGTGGGAGGGCGAGACCGCCGAGAGCATGAAAAAGGGGCTGGGGCATTATGCCTCCAGCTCCGCCTGGGATGGCAATGTCTGTGCCTGCGGACACAACCGGGGGGCCAAATATGTGATCGGCTCCATCAAGGATCTGAAGCAGGGCGACATCATTACCT
It contains:
- a CDS encoding IS21 family transposase ISMac9 yields the protein MTEFTMDRLRENLEALKMKNTLEILDNYLERAVADKLNIVEVLDHIFSEEAKSKRKRAYEKQIQMSGFPIKKTLDDFDFSFQPSIDKRQIDELATMRFLENGENVVFLGPPGVGKTHLASALGLVAAQHRFSTYYINCHQLIEQLKKAHFENRLPDKLKVLAKYRMLIIDEIGYLPMDIQGANLFFQLIARRYEKTSTVFTSNKTFSQWNEVFADVTIASAILDRVLHHCTVINIKGESYRLKERKEFMRQKQQIVNTLFEQGSC
- the soj_1 gene encoding Sporulation initiation inhibitor protein Soj, with protein sequence MCRIITVANQKGGVTKTTICQHLSCILAEQGRRVLCVDFDPQTNLSATLLPDGQAPTLDVSGVIAKLLDDQDLPAPSTYIQRCGKVDLIPGSKSLAKLETSLLTEMGTERFLQEILSPLRPHYDYIIIDTNRAASPLMTNALTAADSVLIPICPEFYSTEGLSDLIASVLKNRRRLNPAIQFEGIVFSRCNLRTNLYRTTRTNVEAAFQDEIRVFRTAIPETVKVGDAISRGLTVMEYAPDSKASIAYRAFAKELISYVESTPAQRSTLHVLPGGGVCRAG